Proteins encoded within one genomic window of Gloeobacter kilaueensis JS1:
- a CDS encoding dTDP-4-dehydrorhamnose reductase family protein, with product MPRLLLTGVSGLLGYHVAFQALDSWEVRAIAGRRPLSIKVPAMALDLATAGAEIYRQLLEQIQPQAVIHCAAMSESAQCEQAPERAFQVNVEATDHLARAAARVGSRFIFVSTDLVFDGRAAPYTEASPTGPLGCYARTKRLAEERVLGYSNALVVRTSLLLGPSPSGERSVEERLGAQLRSGKPAQLFTDEYRSPIHAADLAAALLELAWGNYCGLLHVGGRACVSRYELGWLLARHFGWDARLIAPALGRDFPSEPPRPANVCLDSRRAYELLARSPRPLAQIYPPL from the coding sequence ATGCCGCGCCTGCTGCTTACCGGCGTTAGCGGCCTGCTGGGCTACCACGTCGCTTTTCAGGCGCTGGACAGCTGGGAGGTCAGGGCAATCGCTGGTCGTCGGCCTCTGTCTATAAAAGTGCCGGCAATGGCCCTGGATCTGGCGACGGCGGGGGCAGAAATCTACCGGCAGCTTCTGGAGCAGATCCAGCCGCAGGCGGTCATCCACTGCGCGGCGATGAGCGAGAGCGCCCAGTGCGAACAGGCTCCCGAGCGCGCCTTCCAGGTCAACGTCGAAGCGACCGACCACCTGGCACGGGCAGCGGCTAGGGTTGGCAGCCGTTTTATCTTTGTCTCCACCGATCTGGTCTTCGACGGGAGGGCGGCCCCCTACACCGAAGCGAGCCCGACCGGGCCTCTGGGTTGCTATGCCCGCACCAAGCGGCTGGCCGAGGAGCGCGTACTGGGATATTCAAATGCGCTCGTCGTGCGCACCTCGCTCCTGTTAGGGCCAAGTCCTTCTGGGGAACGCAGCGTCGAGGAGCGACTGGGAGCACAACTGAGGTCGGGCAAACCCGCTCAACTATTTACCGACGAATATCGCTCCCCCATCCACGCCGCCGATCTGGCGGCGGCGCTACTGGAACTGGCTTGGGGCAACTATTGTGGCCTGTTGCACGTCGGTGGCAGAGCCTGTGTGTCGCGCTATGAACTGGGGTGGCTGCTGGCCCGGCACTTTGGCTGGGACGCACGCCTGATTGCCCCGGCGCTCGGGCGCGACTTTCCGTCCGAGCCACCCCGGCCTGCGAACGTCTGCCTCGATTCGCGCCGGGCCTACGAACTTTTAGCCCGCTCTCCCCGGCCCCTGGCCCAGATCTATCCGCCGCTCTAG